Part of the Paroedura picta isolate Pp20150507F chromosome 3, Ppicta_v3.0, whole genome shotgun sequence genome is shown below.
ctgcttttgtctgcagatcagctgtaattttgggagagcTCCACACAAGAGACCAGTGGGTGATAAAGCTCTAAGGAAAAGAGGGTTCCTGAAATTGGAATTTGCCTGAGGTTTTTGCAGAAGATTCTGGAAGGTTCCTAAGGAACTGTGCAGGGAGAGCTTGAGGAACTGGGGGAAATGTTGGCCTACAAGACAGGGAGAGGTGTAAAACCATTTACTTTCTTGGGAATCTACAGGAGTACAAATATGAAGGAAGCATAGCAAGGTGACGAGTTTGGGCTGATGGGTTCATTGACCACAAGCTGGGAGCTTGGGATTTAGGATTGGCCAACTCCTAGTTGAAAacctcctggagattttaggagtgTGGGCCAGGGAGatggcattgaagaagaagaagaagaggagttggttcttatatgccacttttgtctatccgaaggagtctcaaagcagcttacagttggggaagggaaggtcctCAGCAGAGTGATGCTGAAGAGCCTACCTCCCAAAGTAGCCATGCTCTCTAGGGGAACCAACctcagtcatctggagatcagctgccatCCCAGGAGAACTTCAGGACCCAGacggaggttggcagcccttgcTGGGATCTCTTTAACCCTTTCTCCCACTCTCCTGGCAGGCCCTTTTGAAGGTCCAAACTATCACATTGCACCGCGATGGGTCTACCACTTGGTCTCCTTTTTCATGATTTTGGTCGTCCTCGCTTCCTGCTTCACCAATGGGTTAGTGTTGGTGGCCACTGCCAAATTCAAGAAGCTGCGGCATCCGCTCAACTGGATCCTGGTGAACTTGGCATTTGTGGATCTCGTTGAGACCATCATTGCCAGCACCATCAGTGTGACCAACCAGCTTTTTGGCTACTTCGTCTTGGGCCACCCCATGTGCGTGTTAGAGGGGTACGTCGTCTCCTCTTGCGGTAAGAGATGATAGGATTACTGTTGCTTTCTGCTCCGTCTCTcttctgccccacccccttcccgACGCCATTGCTCCCGGCTCCCTTCATCACCCCACgagcatatgaagctgctttataccagATAAGACCCTCAGCCCAACCATGTCAGCATTGTCCTTTGAACCGGAGATTCgggccttctgcattccaagcagctCCGCTTTTGGGAAGCTGACTCTCTCCTGCTTCAGGCTGTCCCAGACTCGCAGACCAGGCCTTGAtcagggctggttccaggtttggGTGCTCATGCCCTCCCATGTCCATGACTCGTTGGCAACTTGCATACCCTCCCATGCACTGCCgccttcctccaccccctccctctgcccctcaTGCTCTTCTCCCACTCCCGCGGATTGCTCACCCTTTCTCTGATGGTTCTGGGGTGGGAACGCTGCTCCTTTGGCACAACCCATATGCCTTTCTCTGGCAGCTGCGTATGTAGCTGGAAGCAGAAGGGACAATGTGCGGGCAACTGAATGTGGGCAGAGGACAGAGAGACCCTCCCTCTGAAGTCTCGGTGCAGATGCCTCCTTTGGATTCCTGTTCCCTGGTGACAGAGGCCGTCTTTCCTCCTTTCCACACAGGTATTACAGGCCTCTGGTCTCTGGCCATTATCTCCTGGGAACGCTGGTTTGTGGTCTGCAAGCCCTTTGGCAACATCAAGTTTGATTCCAAACTGGCCATCATTGGCATTCTCTTCTCCTGGATATGGGCATGGGGCTGGTCAGCACCGCCCATCTTCGGCTGGAGTCGGTGAGTACAGAGAGCATGGAGAAGTCAGGAGCACATGTGGCTTGCTGGCCAGAGGGAGGCTGGGAAAGAGGAGGCCTTTGGGGACTGAGTAACGCTCCTCATTCTGGCCATCAAGCTGTAAGCTGAGGCCAGAGTCAAGTGCCCAGTGTTGGGGGGAATGGGCGACAGTGTTGGCTTGTGTTGCTCTTCACAGTTGCAAGGAGGCTAAGTGGGACAAATGTTGCTTTTAAAGTTCAAGGGTCAtgagacatcacttctggcatgtgggggggggaggggaagaatggtATCACCAGAGGGCTGTGAAATTTGGCCCAGAACACAAGCCAAGAGTGTTTAGCTTAAGCTCCGTTTTGGACTTGGGCATGATCCTAGGAGGACACGTTGGCCTCAGTTGCTGCTGTCGGTCTTAAGGACCAGAATGTCCCTGGCCATGACAATGGCTCCTTTTGGATTGTTAGTTGGTTTAAGCCGCACGAGGAGAGGCTCAGTAGCCCCTTGAGCTCCATGTGCAAAAACAATGCTTGCGCTCTCCCCTCCCGCCTCCAGGTTCTGGCCCCACGGTTTGAAGACCTCCTGCGGTCCCGATGTCTTCAGCGGCAACGTCGAGCTCGGCTGCCAGTCCTACATGCTGGCCCTCATGGTCACCTGTTGCTTCTTCCCACTCGCAATCATTGTAATCTGCTACCTGCAAGTGTGGCTGGCTATCCGTGCGGTAAGCGGCCCCCTGCCTAGGAATCCATCGGCCCgttctccctcccgccctccctcaagCGCCTTTGCCTACTGTCCTTTGCAGGGGGTCCACTCCCTTCAGGAACGGGAGCTCTTACACCCCCGTAATCCATAACCAGTTCCTGTTTCCCTGCTCGAAACGACTCGTTCTCTTTCAGGCCCTGCCCCTCTCATTGGCCCCTATGATATCCCGTCCTCCCCCAGTTATATTTTGACTCAGGGCTTCCTACCTTTGTATTTCCCGAAAAATCTCATCAATGGGATTGGCTCTCTGTGATCGTAACTGTCTCCTAGTCCTGCTTAATCCCCCAGCTAGCCACTGTCCCCAAAATAGCAACGAGCCTCCCTAACATACCGTGGGTCTTTGGTTCTCCTCCGCTGACTGAAGTATGAATAACCTTGCCCCACAGTAGACAGGCCCAACGCAATGTCTCAGGATCCTGTTTCCTGCAGGAACCTCTCTCCCCAAAAGCACTTCCCCGTGGGgacccttcttcttccccctcgGTCTTGGCTTACCTCGTTTGCTCCCTGACGGCAGGCGGACTGAAATCTGCGAGATGGCACCTCTTGAACCCggcctctccccctctctgcccAGGTGGCTGCCCAGCAGAAAGAATCCGAGTCCACACAGAAGGCTgagagggaggtgtccagaatggTCATGGTCATGATCTTCGCCTTCTGCGTCTGCTGGGGACCCTACGCCTCCTTCGCCAGCTTTGCCGCTGCCAACCCGGGCTatgccttccaccccctcctggcttCCTTGCCTGCCTACTTTGCAAAGAGCGCCACCATCTACAACCCAATCATCTACGTCTTCATGAACAGACAGGTAATTTGCTCCCGCctcgaaaggagagagagagaggtcggAAGGTAGGGAAACAACAGAGCAGCAGAGACCCAGCAGGGGCTGTTTAGGATTTCCAGACAGATGGGTGGTCAGCCGcgaggggggagtggggagaacagaaagatgctgctgctgcaaagGATGTAGGGCTGGCAGAGATCTCTTCCTCCACGCCAATTAACCTCCtcgctctctctcctctctgtctctgtctctcttgttTTTGTTCCGGCAGTTCCGTAACTGCATAATGCAGCTCTTTGGTAAGAAGGTGGATGATGGCTCTGAAGCCTCTACCACATCCCGCACGGAGGTTTCCTCTGTCTCTAACTCCTCCGTAGCGCCAGCATAATAGCCCCCTGCCTGGATGGACACCAAACCAGGACTCTGCCTCCCGGGAGAGCCCCAATGAgaacctcttcttcctccagcatCATAAGGATTCCCCCTTGAGCCTATGACGCCCTGGTCAGCTACCTCCATGGTCCCTTTGCTTTGGACTTAAAAAATTTAGCCCAGGCTTGTCTTTCTCCTGTGGTGGGCCAGGGGTGGGGGCTGGTTTCTGAGTTCCTCTGAGATTTCTAACGGTGGGGGCTGGGTTGAAAGATGCAAAATCCCATGTCCCGCCTTCCTCCAAGCTCCTTAGGTGTTGTCTTGGGCCTCCCTCGCTTCAGAAGCCACCCTTAAATAGTCTCCCCGCTtgtccctcctcctcccagaAGGGGGCAAAGAGAGGGGGCCTCCCTGGGGGAAGCGTATAGCTTTTGTAAAGCAAGTCTGCCCATGGCCCTATTGGCCCATCAACTGGCCCCAGAGCCCATGCCCACCCCccataacccacccacccccatcttgtGGAGGGACGGATAGAAGGGTCCCTATAGGGAGACGGCCCACTGTTTGGCCAGGCAGGGCCATTTCTGATTCCCTTTTTGCTCTGAGGTTTTCACTGGTGCCGGGGAGTGCATCTGACGGGAGGGGGGCCAGATCAATGCAGCGtgtgttctccccccacccccacgcaaGGTGTCTGTGCCTCAGCAAGGTTGGGTGTGTCGAATTCCTAGCTCTTCCTTAGGCGTGGCCGTAACGCTTCTGACACGGGGCTGAAATGCAGAGAACCCAGCGCAAGCCACTTTAGACGCCCCGGGAGTTTTGTGTTTCTCCCCTAGCAAGGGCCCATCTGAAATTGTTTCTGTACATAGTGTTTGATACTCAAGTCTCTTGTTCCCCCCCAACTGGGATGTTTTAGCTAGAAATGCAATCGGAAAAAaaaatgaccaaaaaaaaaaaaagaagtgtacTAACTAATAATAACAGATCATCTCAGTTCAAGCAGAAACGCAGCAGCAAAGAGTGAGCTAGAGAATAAAGGTTTTTAACTTCTCTACTCAAGCGGAGTTCTTATTCGACCGGCTGTGTGGTGTCTTGGTGAATGTCTGTTGGTACATGTGTGTCTGGTACCGAGacaggggctgattctgcacttactttgtttttttccattgtggatcttgctaaattcagattgatttgaactcgggtcttcctctaccccccccccccatttgaaatagaaagtgttctacacttgaCTGAGGAAGCTCAaaacggggaggggagccaagcacagcaggagcctctttcttttcttgaatgagggagggaggattggagacagcagaggagggggaataaatccaagaggcaaatctctgctgagaaaagggcttctggagcgcagtcactttaagacaagccttgcaaccggaaccgggaagactttgaactgacggcctggccaatcaaggaagaatgatttgctacagcgttggaggcaggaggcagcaagttaattcgcaaaaagcagagatcggCACATTtattcatggtggtttttgaaaaatcgaggcttatatccactccaggatatcgcaagggaaaggtagggtcactctggatcaatcatgcatgttgcagagggaaaatttaaagtgccccaaatcaaaatggaaatcgaattcagtgtagatgggagggatttagttgatctgggagtgggtaaaagcCCCATGCAAATTACAATAGGGATTGCAAACAGGAGGGAGTTTCCAAGATTGTAAAGGTCGACGGGTAGCCAGAAGGAGCCTtgactaggattgccagttctacTTTGGGACACTCATGGGGATTTAGAGGGGGGGATGGGCAGGAACCTCTGAGGGGTATAAAGCTAGGCAGTCCCcattgcaaagcagccattttctcaagggtatctgatttctgtcatctggtgatcagttgtaattctgggggatcctgggTCCCACCGTACCACTgacaaagaacatcagaagatccctggtGGTTCAGAactgtggtccatccagtccagcctcctgtctcacacagtggccaaccagttcctctggagggccaacaacaggtcagagaggcctcagaagagccctgctggatcaggcctttGGTCTGTCTAGCCCAGCATCCCATGCAGGGGCCAACTGCAAGTCCTCATTTCCCATCCTGCAGGCCACCAGGGGATTCTATGCTGCGCAATCAGCCACCGTGAGCCACGGGAAATAGTCACACAAACTCATAATCCGGTGTGACGCTggtattgctctctctctctctctctctctctctctccgtgtcTGTATGCCATGTTGCACACACCTGAGCAAAACTGAAACTCCATGATGCTTTGCACGGGGCTGTGCTTTGTAAGGGGGAGAAGTCTTCTGAAAGAAGCTCTGGAGAACTTATTCAGTCTTGTGCCACTAATGTGAAGAAAAAGTGTCTTTTCATCTCTGCCTCATCAGtcattgcctgcccttccttgtAAATCTGCATGATTTcctctttgtgattctctcatTTGTTCCTGCACAACAATGATCTGGGCAGTTTTTTTAAGCCTGCCCTGTGAGGATTGCACGCTTCCTCCAAATGAATCGATCCCCAATGATTCTTGGAGGTTTGCACTGAGTCCATGGGGCACAGCTTCCATTTTAATGTTTGGTTTCCCGAGATTCCAAAAATGGCCGGTCCCCTCAAAtattgttcactaaagcattaaagggggAAATATTTCCAAAGGTTTAAGCTTCCCATCCCAGTCTTTCTCTCTTTACATTTCATGTCATTTTAATTCCATGTTGATGGTTTCCTCACCCCTTTGTTAATGTGCAGCTCTGATATAGTTCTTCCCCACTCTGGGGACACTGCTCTTTGCCTCCTCACTGATCCccttttcaagtcaataccagc
Proteins encoded:
- the LOC143833638 gene encoding green-sensitive opsin P521 — its product is MTEAWNVAVFAARRSRDDDDTTRGSVFVYTNTNNTRGPFEGPNYHIAPRWVYHLVSFFMILVVLASCFTNGLVLVATAKFKKLRHPLNWILVNLAFVDLVETIIASTISVTNQLFGYFVLGHPMCVLEGYVVSSCGITGLWSLAIISWERWFVVCKPFGNIKFDSKLAIIGILFSWIWAWGWSAPPIFGWSRFWPHGLKTSCGPDVFSGNVELGCQSYMLALMVTCCFFPLAIIVICYLQVWLAIRAVAAQQKESESTQKAEREVSRMVMVMIFAFCVCWGPYASFASFAAANPGYAFHPLLASLPAYFAKSATIYNPIIYVFMNRQFRNCIMQLFGKKVDDGSEASTTSRTEVSSVSNSSVAPA